One window of Kryptolebias marmoratus isolate JLee-2015 linkage group LG3, ASM164957v2, whole genome shotgun sequence genomic DNA carries:
- the LOC108241531 gene encoding uncharacterized protein LOC108241531 produces the protein MDGLHMILVFLGVISCSNNCNSLSLLEVTAKCGDNITLYCDGKVSTGVYIVWFRNCSHDNQPTLVLNINEMTMRQYSPKDGTWDISESSHFTFLRNFSSDSYDLVITNATNSDEGLYYCGTKEMKVEKDQVILFKDIYRYSNIATRLTVNSCWPDPDFNQTLQDCGVCWKLLLILLPTVSVFSALLPFFLVYLLCPKSVKKSKNYETKRDIGQSKEPQGEDVCYAALEIHEASQRPKRNR, from the exons ATGGATGGACTGCATATGATTCTGGTTTTCTTGG GAGTTATTTCTTGCAGTAATAACTGCAATTCTTTATCATTGTTGGAGGTGACTGCCAAATGTGGAGACAACATCACCCTCTACTGTGACGGCAAAGTGTCCACTGGAGTTTACATAGTGTGGTTCAGGAACTGTTCCCATGACAACCAGCCTACtcttgttttaaacataaatgaaatGACCATGAGGCAATACTCCCCGAAAGACGGTACCTGGGATATCTCTGAATCATctcattttacatttctgaGAAACTTTTCTTCTGATTCCTATGACCTGGTGATCACGAACGCCACAAATTCTGATGAGGGCCTTTATTACTGTGGAACTAAAGAGATGAAGGTGGAGAAAGACCAAGTCATCCTTTTCAAAGACATTTACAGATACAGCAACATCGCCACAAGACTCACAGTCA ACTCCTGTTGGCCTGATCCGGATTTTAACCAGACTCTGCAGGACTGTGGTGTTTGCTGGAAGCTGCTCCTCATCCTGTTACcgactgtttctgttttctctgctcttctgcctttttttttggtttaccTGCTTTGCCCAAAGTCAG ttaaaaaatcaaaaaattatGAAACCAAACGTGACATAGGACAAAGCAAAGAACCACAG GGTGAAGATGTGTGCTATGCTGCTCTGGAGATCCACGAGGCATCACAAAGACCAAAGAGGAACAGATGA